One part of the Mya arenaria isolate MELC-2E11 chromosome 3, ASM2691426v1 genome encodes these proteins:
- the LOC128227276 gene encoding translocon-associated protein subunit beta-like, translating to MRMLSALVVVALCFVGSNLADDDGEARLLASKNILNQYLVEQKDLTVEYKIFNIGGSAAQNVKLTDDSFPEADFEVVAGNLKASWERIAPNTNVSHVVVLRPLKSGYFNFTAAEVSYSSGDNAGTVQTGYTSAPGEGGIVDFKEFNRRFSPHIVDWCVFAFMTLPSLGIPFLLWWSSKAKYDTAKPKRS from the exons atGAGGATGTTGAGTGCACTTGTGGTTGTTGCGTTATGTTTTGTTGGCTCTAACCTggctgatgatgatggtgaagCAAGGCTCCTGGCCTCCAAGAACATCCTCAACCAGTATTTGGTTGAACAGAAAGACTTGACTGTCGAATACAAGATCTTCAACATTGGTGGCAG TGCTGCTCAAAATGTTAAACTTACTGATGACAGTTTTCCTGAGGCTGATTTCGAAGTTGTCGCTGGAAATTTAAAGGCATCCTGGGAACGAATTGCTCC TAACACAAATGTATCACATGTGGTGGTTCTACGCCCTCTTAAATCCGGTTACTTTAATTTCACGGCTGCGGAAGTGAGCTATTCTTCAGGAGACAATGCAGGAACTGTTCAG ACTGGTTACACAAGTGCTCCAGGAGAGGGTGGTATTGTTGACTTCAAAGAATTCAACAGGAGATTTTCACCACACATT GTTGACTGGTGTGTGTTCGCGTTCATGACTCTGCCTTCCCTTGGCATCCCGTTCCTGCTGTGGTGGTCGAGCAAGGCAAAATACGACACCGCCAAACCAAAGAGGAGTTAA